Below is a window of Corvus cornix cornix isolate S_Up_H32 chromosome 2, ASM73873v5, whole genome shotgun sequence DNA.
GCTTTTCTACTGATTGAATTCAAATCCTTTGTGAAAAGCCTTAATTTTCTATCATTGTATAAGGTTGtacagaaatgtttctattATACTACCCTGTTAATCCTATGACAAAGTCTTGAGTGAACTTTTGAGGTCTGAGACACACACGAGCTTTGGTACTAAAATTATTAACTAAGGCCAAGAGATTTAATTTAGATGGTATTACCAATGATGTgcatatttccatttttaagtgGTGTGTAGGGGTCATGCGCTGTAGCCCAGGCTGAGACTCCAGACTTGCTTGTAAGTTCAGTTGTTGGTGATCTTGCTGGTGGCTGTGGAGGTGTGACCAGCTTTCCAGCACCGgttccttcaaaaaaaaaccccacgagACCAGCATATAAACATCATCATGACTTAAACCTGACAGTCAACTGCACACAAAAGTGGAGGAGGTACAGAAAGAATGCAGTGTTTGGGGCAAACATACCCATAGCTGTTGCTTGTCAAGCCTGACCATCGATTTGTAGCATTAAGTATTAAATTCAAGTCACTATTGGAGTTGGCTGAGACTTTCCATTTCCAGTTCTAAGGAAAGTGTGACATTCTGAAGTGTGGTTTTGTCCCAGTCTGGAAGGGAAGATTATGCTTCCACTTCTACAAGAACAAGCAGTCTCTTTATGCAAAGGAAATCAATGAAACAACCACAGCAGGTGGTATGTctagaagaaaattttctgacACTTTGGCAGCTCTGCAATGGAATTACCATTAGTCTTGTGCGTTTCACTGAGGAGTTGCAAGGGCCATCAAAGTCTACACCTGGCAGATATACCACAGGAGCCATGTGAGGGGGAGGGAGCCCAAGGCCTCCAAGGTATCAGCCTCTCAAAACTGCTTATCCTCCTTGATAACCAAGGGACAGGCAGGCTGATTTTATGGAGACTGCACAAATTGAACTACCATGAGAAATTGGCATCCCGACATAGTTCATCAGAGAGTTCTGAGCAGCATTAATCACCACCACAAGGCACCTGATCTGCTGTACTTACATGGCCTTTCCCCTGGCTCTCAAAGGGAGCCAGTAATCTTTCTCCTGACATGCGGCTGCTAAAATACAGGGTACAGAACATTCTCTTTCAGATGTTCCCTATTAAGTAGCTGTCTCCATTTCTCAAACCCACACAGATCTAGGCtcatcttttttattattttcattacattagAGGAGTTTAATAAAATTTCCTTCTATCATCTACTCAAGGAAATACTGGCTAATACCCCACTTCCCAAGTAGTCAGAGAAACCTTTGGCGGAACCGCCTTGATCACAGGAAGCACTGGCTGCTTCTCTTTGTTgaacagcagagagctgcagccacaTTTGCTTTTGCTCACCTGTGGCTAGTAGCTGCCCCATCTCTGTTTCATTAGCTCCTGTAGTGTTTCCCAGCTGTTGCCAGTATTGCTTCTGCATGGGTACAGCTGTAGAGGGATGTCCTGAGCAAGCTGGCAAATGAGCAGCTGCTGACCTGGCAGACACCGTGGTGCGTACTCTGCTGCCCTACCTGAGCCTGTCAGAGTACCACCCACTGCACTGCTGGAGACACACCAATGCCAACACAAAAGCAAGAAGCAGCCCAGTGGTCCGAAGCGTTTGCCTCCACTGATCAGCATGTCACTTCCCAGAGTGGCAGCTTAAACAATAAGGCATGTGTGCCCAGTGCTAAGAACTGCCTGACATCTCAAAAAGCCAGATGTTTTGGGTGTTCATCACGTGCCGTGCAACCTACAGGTATTCCTCCCATGTGTGCTCTTCATCCCTCCCCCTCCATGCTCTCTAGTCATCAGTGcaatagaatggtttgggttggaaggggaccTTGAAGAACGAAGTCATGACTTCCCCCGGGAAATCCAAAGGCAGGGAGAAGCCTTCAGAGGTGCCGCTCTCACCTGCGCCTCGGCCGGGTCTCTTTTTCCTGGTCTCCACCACGGCTGCGGGCTGAGGAGGGCCGGGGGTGGGTGGGAGCGGCAGCGACTGGATGTTGCTTGGCTTGTGGAACTGTGACAGCAAGTGTGGAGACTTGGGGGGCAGCGGAGGGGGCACGTCAGCACCGCTGAAGGccggggaggggggaaaggagaGCCTGTTGGGGGCGGGGGTGGGCGTGTGGCGGCGGAGgaggcgggggcggcggcgTGGCAGGGGGACAGTCCCTTCCTTCGGCTGGAGGGGCGGCGGCCGCAGAGAGCTCGGCGGCTCTGCCCGGCAGCCCGCAGGGGGGCACGGAGGGCAGcggtggaggaggaggaggaggaggaggagggggcggcgggggcgggtGCGAAGTGCCAGCTTGAAGCTTGGCGGGTTTGTCAGCCTGAGGGGGAGGGAGCGGAGGAGCAGGGCCGGGGGTCACCCCCTTGGCAGGGCGGTCGGCCggagggggcacagggggaggagggggaaaggtgAGGGAAGGCTTGCTGGCGGCGGACGGCGGTGGAGGCGGGGCGGGCAGGCTGGGCCGCCCGGGCCGGCTCCCGCGGTGGCTCGGGAGGTGCCGGGAGGCTCCGGTGGGACAGCTGCCCTTGGAGCCTCGGCCGGGTGCGAGGGGTTGCTGTTCGCCTTGGCAGCGCCGCTGCTCGGCGGAGCGGAGGGTCTAGGGGCTGCTGCTCGGACTCCGGAAAGCTGCCCAGGCTTCCCTCCTGGAAACCAGATACCACATGTTACACACCTGGATTGCGTTCCCACTCCTCAGACCGAACAGCGACAAGGGCAAGCTCTTCATCTTCACCTCCCCAGTGGATAGCCGGAGGCATTAAACTAATTCGCCCCGAACACCGCATACCCAACAGGTTTCCCGTGCTGTAATGGGGCTTAGGAGGTGATGTATTCCAGTGGGCACCGGGGATTCTGCTTAGTTATGTGACGACCTGCTGAGAgaccctgctcccctccctgttcctctgcttttgCAGAATGAAACAGATTAAGAAGGCGCTTTTCTGCAGAGTCTGGGGCCCTCCACACCAGCCTCATCTGCCTGGTACAGCCCACTGGGCGTCGAGAGTCCCGGTGAAAAGTACAGGAGCAGTTTGACACAGATCAGCTGGCATCCTTCAAGTCGAGTACTTACTCAGGATCAAAAAATTCACACAAATGTTACAGAAATCTCAACTCCACGGATAAAagccagatttttaaaagcaatgctTCAAAGGCTTTCCGGAAGGCACAGGTTCTGGTATTTCCTTTTTAACAGCAGATGCCTGAAGATTCTTGAACTtacaaaatgtcttttcctgAGTAAATGTCAAGGATTTATCACAAAACAAGATGTCAAAAAGGCATCTCATTTGACACTCACATAGTCTGATAGGCATGGCCGTGCTTTTAAGACCAACTCAAAGTAGTTACTGCCACTGAAGCTGTGTCAAAAGCCTCATCA
It encodes the following:
- the WIPF3 gene encoding LOW QUALITY PROTEIN: WAS/WASL-interacting protein family member 3 (The sequence of the model RefSeq protein was modified relative to this genomic sequence to represent the inferred CDS: deleted 3 bases in 2 codons), which translates into the protein MPVPPPPPPPPPPPPPPPSGGPPPPPPPPPSGGPPPPPPLASSEIPKLRKEDQKARNALLADIQQGTRLRKVTQINDRSAPQIEKPKGANRDGVNPAVNKAGPQQPLGGLFAGGFPVLRPAGQRDMTGGKPGQLSGVRAAAPRPSAPPSSGAAKANSNPSHPAEAPRAAVPPEPPGTSRATAGAGGRPSLPAPPPPPSAASKPSLTFPPPPPVPPPADRPAKGVTPGPAPPLPPPQADKPAKLQAGTSHPPPPPPPPPPPPPPPLPSVPPCGLPGRAAELSAAAAPPAEGRDCPPATPPPPPPPPPTPTPAPNRLSFPPSPAFSGADVPPPLPPKSPHLLSQFHKPSNIQSLPLPPTPGPPQPAAVVETRKKRPGRGAGTGAGKLVTPPQPPARSPTTELTSKSGVSAWATAHDPYTPLKNGNMHIIDDFESKFTFHSVEDFPPPDEFKPFQKTYPSKIPRDPSKNPPLRTHVR